In Caldisericia bacterium, the following proteins share a genomic window:
- the floA gene encoding flotillin-like protein FloA (flotillin-like protein involved in membrane lipid rafts), protein MFGLGIWFTVIIIVILLIILFSFIPVGLWIASIAAGVPVGLINLIGMRLRRVVPAKIVLPLIKATKAGLSVSVDKLEAHYLAGGNVDRVIDAWIAAERAGIPLTFERAAAIDLAGRDVLEAVRMSVNPKVIETPVVAAVAKDGIELKAKARVTVRANIDRLVGGAGEATIIARVGEGIVTTIGSAETHKEVLENPDRISKTVLEKGLDTGTAFEILSIDIADVDVGQNIGAKLRIDQAEADKRIYQAMAEQKRAMAVAREQEMKALTQEMRAK, encoded by the coding sequence ATGTTTGGATTAGGAATTTGGTTTACAGTGATTATCATTGTAATACTTTTAATAATTCTCTTTTCATTTATTCCAGTAGGACTTTGGATTGCATCGATTGCAGCAGGTGTTCCAGTAGGACTCATTAATTTAATTGGAATGAGATTAAGAAGGGTTGTTCCTGCAAAAATTGTTTTACCCTTAATTAAAGCAACAAAGGCAGGTCTTTCTGTTTCAGTTGATAAACTTGAAGCACATTATCTTGCTGGAGGAAATGTTGATAGAGTAATTGATGCTTGGATTGCAGCAGAAAGAGCAGGAATTCCACTTACATTTGAAAGGGCAGCAGCAATTGACCTTGCAGGAAGAGATGTTTTAGAGGCAGTAAGAATGAGTGTAAACCCTAAAGTAATTGAAACTCCAGTTGTTGCAGCAGTTGCAAAAGATGGAATTGAACTTAAGGCAAAGGCAAGGGTAACTGTTAGAGCAAATATTGATAGATTAGTTGGTGGAGCAGGAGAAGCGACAATTATTGCAAGAGTTGGTGAAGGAATTGTTACAACAATTGGTTCAGCAGAGACCCATAAAGAGGTTTTAGAAAATCCAGATAGAATTTCTAAAACTGTTCTTGAAAAAGGTTTAGATACAGGAACAGCATTTGAAATTCTTTCAATTGATATTGCAGATGTTGATGTTGGACAAAATATAGGAGCAAAATTAAGAATCGATCAAGCAGAAGCAGATAAAAGAATTTATCAAGCAATGGCAGAACAAAAAAGAGCAATGGCTGTTGCAAGAGAACAAGAAATGAAAGCCCTCACACAGGAGATGAGAGCAAAAG
- a CDS encoding ATP-dependent Clp protease proteolytic subunit yields the protein MKRILFLTLIFISLIFNLTYSKNEKVLIIHIEGEIELGLSKYVQRALSNLDGVKSVIFVVDTFGGAVDAATQIRDKILELNSKGVLTIGWIKGRAWSAGALITLATKKIVFSSGGSIGAAEPIPATEKTISALKAEFESTCEANGRDPLIGAAMVDKEIEIEGVVKKGEILTLSRDLAKKVGFLDFEANSIEEILNEFNLKNYEIIDIKFSLTEKIARFITQSTIREILLVIGFLGLLIEATTPGFGVPGTMGLISLTLFFGGHMIAGLGNWFYVGLFIIGVILLLIEIFLIPGFGLTGIAGIILIFVSIFFTLGGGTRALYSIGIVASILLILFIILLFLFPKLPIWNKLGLKESLKTEKGYTSYSQLEELIGKEGKVLTTLRPSGTIEIDGKRYDAISLGEFIEKDSKVKVIKIEGGKIIVEKI from the coding sequence ATGAAAAGGATTTTGTTTTTAACATTAATTTTTATTTCACTTATTTTTAATTTAACTTATTCTAAAAATGAAAAAGTTTTAATTATTCATATAGAAGGAGAAATTGAGTTAGGTTTATCAAAATATGTTCAAAGAGCATTAAGTAATTTAGACGGAGTAAAATCTGTAATTTTTGTTGTTGATACCTTTGGAGGAGCAGTTGATGCTGCAACACAAATAAGAGATAAAATTTTAGAGTTAAATTCAAAAGGAGTTTTAACTATCGGTTGGATAAAAGGAAGAGCATGGTCTGCAGGAGCTCTTATAACTCTTGCAACTAAAAAAATTGTTTTTTCTTCTGGTGGAAGTATAGGCGCAGCAGAACCAATTCCAGCAACAGAAAAAACAATTTCTGCTCTTAAAGCAGAATTTGAGTCAACTTGTGAAGCAAATGGAAGAGATCCACTTATTGGTGCAGCAATGGTTGATAAAGAAATTGAAATTGAGGGTGTTGTTAAAAAAGGAGAAATTTTAACACTCTCACGTGATTTAGCAAAAAAAGTAGGTTTTCTTGATTTTGAAGCAAACTCAATTGAAGAAATTTTAAATGAATTTAATCTAAAAAATTATGAAATTATTGATATTAAATTTTCTTTAACAGAAAAAATCGCACGCTTCATAACTCAAAGCACAATAAGAGAAATTTTGCTTGTTATAGGATTTTTAGGTCTATTAATTGAAGCAACAACTCCTGGTTTTGGAGTACCAGGAACAATGGGGTTAATATCCCTTACTTTATTTTTTGGAGGTCATATGATTGCAGGTTTAGGAAATTGGTTTTATGTAGGTTTGTTTATAATAGGAGTAATACTTCTTTTAATTGAAATATTTTTAATACCGGGATTTGGTTTAACTGGAATTGCAGGTATTATTTTAATTTTTGTTTCAATTTTCTTTACCTTAGGTGGTGGAACTAGAGCTCTTTACTCAATTGGAATTGTTGCATCAATTCTTCTTATTTTATTTATAATTCTTTTGTTTTTATTTCCAAAACTTCCAATTTGGAATAAATTAGGTCTCAAAGAAAGTTTAAAAACAGAAAAAGGTTATACTTCATATTCACAACTTGAAGAGTTAATTGGAAAAGAAGGAAAAGTTTTAACAACTTTAAGACCCTCAGGAACAATTGAAATAGATGGAAAAAGATATGATGCAATTTCACTTGGAGAGTTTATAGAAAAAGATTCAAAAGTAAAAGTTATTAAAATCGAAGGTGGTAAAATTATAGTTGAAAAAATCTAA
- a CDS encoding nucleotidyltransferase, with protein sequence MELENLIVKIGKILDKKNIPYMIIGGQAVQIYGEPRLTKDIDITIGLDIDLYNLLIDAIKKIGLIPLIEDIENFIKDTYVLPTYDKKTDFRIDFIFSNSKYEKEALKRVNKIKIKNYEINFASLEDLIIHKIISGRERDIEDIKNILIKNKYFDKEYIKKWLQEFQETLNENLIEKFENLIKIFNHKGF encoded by the coding sequence ATGGAATTAGAAAATTTAATAGTTAAAATTGGGAAAATTTTAGATAAAAAAAATATTCCGTATATGATTATTGGTGGACAGGCAGTTCAAATTTACGGTGAACCAAGATTGACAAAAGATATTGATATAACAATTGGTTTAGACATTGATTTATATAACTTATTGATTGATGCAATTAAAAAAATAGGGTTAATTCCACTTATAGAAGATATTGAAAATTTTATAAAAGATACTTATGTTTTGCCAACTTATGATAAAAAAACTGATTTTAGAATAGATTTTATCTTTTCAAATTCAAAATATGAAAAAGAAGCATTAAAAAGAGTTAATAAAATAAAAATTAAAAATTATGAGATTAATTTTGCTTCTTTAGAAGATTTAATAATTCATAAAATAATTTCGGGTAGGGAGAGAGATATTGAGGATATTAAAAATATATTAATAAAAAATAAATATTTTGACAAGGAATATATAAAAAAATGGCTTCAAGAATTTCAAGAAACTTTAAATGAAAATTTAATAGAAAAATTTGAAAATTTAATAAAAATTTTTAATCATAAGGGGTTCTAA
- a CDS encoding radical SAM protein: MEERETRDLIYGPVISWRYGKSLGINLLGKTKRYCTFSCIYCELGPFTINERKGSHKIKREIFVETDLLINEFKKFLREDFEVITFSGAGEPTLAKNIGEVLQKIKEIEPNKNTILLTNSSLLYLDDVRKDILNFDIIDVKIDAISEDTFKKINKPIEGIEIEKILYGIKKLKEEFKGKFNIQIMITQINLNEIEKIANFVNEIKPDEVHLNTPTRYPWKKPIPREILLPLKIYFKNLKVRTPYD, translated from the coding sequence ATGGAAGAGAGAGAAACAAGAGATTTAATTTATGGACCAGTTATCTCTTGGAGATATGGAAAATCTTTAGGAATAAATCTTTTAGGAAAAACAAAAAGATATTGTACTTTTTCATGTATCTATTGTGAGCTTGGACCATTTACAATAAATGAGAGAAAAGGTTCACATAAAATTAAAAGAGAAATTTTTGTTGAAACAGATTTATTAATAAATGAGTTTAAAAAATTTCTAAGAGAGGATTTTGAAGTAATAACTTTTTCAGGTGCAGGTGAACCAACCTTAGCAAAAAATATTGGAGAGGTACTTCAAAAAATAAAAGAAATTGAACCCAATAAAAATACTATTTTATTAACAAATTCATCACTTCTCTATCTTGATGATGTAAGAAAAGACATTTTAAATTTTGACATAATAGATGTAAAAATTGATGCAATAAGTGAAGATACTTTTAAAAAAATTAACAAACCAATTGAAGGAATAGAAATAGAAAAAATTTTATATGGAATTAAAAAATTAAAAGAAGAATTTAAGGGGAAATTTAATATTCAAATAATGATAACTCAAATAAATTTAAATGAGATTGAAAAAATAGCAAATTTTGTAAATGAAATCAAACCTGATGAGGTTCACCTAAATACACCAACAAGATACCCTTGGAAAAAACCAATTCCAAGAGAAATCTTGTTGCCCCTAAAAATCTATTTCAAAAATTTAAAAGTTAGAACCCCTTATGATTAA
- a CDS encoding signal recognition particle-docking protein FtsY, which translates to MNLFKFFEFIKGKKEELESFEDFLLLSGFGIEFSEKLMKIYKKGGIKEVKKSLNEILEGSEKDLKVLDFSIYLFLGVNGGGKTTSIAKLGNYFKERGENVLFIQGDTFRTGANEQLKIWGDRIGVSVFMGRRGDDPGSVIYDGLNFGLNRGYKKFFIDSAGRLETKKNLIEELKKIKRVIEKNFTELTETILVLDSTEGENLYSQVVKFNEAMNITGFFITKIDSTIKPGILIPIYEKYKIPFLFLSFGEDLKSFEKFDREKFIELLFKDFS; encoded by the coding sequence ATGAATCTTTTCAAATTTTTTGAATTTATTAAAGGAAAAAAAGAGGAATTAGAAAGTTTTGAAGATTTTCTACTACTTTCTGGTTTTGGAATTGAATTTTCAGAGAAATTGATGAAAATTTATAAGAAAGGTGGAATTAAAGAAGTAAAAAAAAGTTTAAATGAAATTTTAGAGGGAAGTGAGAAAGATTTAAAGGTTTTAGATTTTTCAATTTATCTATTTTTAGGGGTTAATGGTGGTGGTAAAACAACATCAATTGCAAAACTTGGTAATTATTTTAAAGAGAGAGGAGAAAATGTATTATTTATTCAAGGAGATACATTTAGAACTGGTGCAAATGAGCAATTAAAAATTTGGGGTGATAGAATTGGAGTTTCTGTTTTTATGGGAAGAAGAGGAGATGACCCAGGTAGTGTTATTTATGATGGGCTAAATTTTGGTTTAAATAGAGGCTATAAAAAATTTTTTATAGATTCTGCTGGTAGATTGGAAACAAAGAAGAACTTAATAGAAGAACTTAAAAAGATAAAAAGAGTGATTGAAAAAAATTTTACTGAGTTAACTGAGACTATTCTTGTTCTTGATTCAACAGAAGGTGAAAACCTCTATTCTCAAGTTGTAAAATTTAATGAAGCAATGAATATTACAGGATTTTTCATTACAAAAATAGATTCTACAATAAAACCTGGAATTCTTATTCCTATTTATGAAAAATATAAAATTCCATTTTTATTTTTATCATTTGGTGAGGATTTGAAAAGTTTTGAAAAATTTGATAGAGAAAAATTTATTGAATTACTTTTTAAGGATTTTTCTTAA
- a CDS encoding radical SAM protein, protein MSASYLSLSSKEIKKRGFELFTRLSHCDLCPRECRVNRILGKRGFCQSDYKLKISTYSLHFGEERPISGFRGSGTIFFTNCSLKCNFCQNYSISQLGEGEEYEIEDLAKMMLNLQNLGAHNINLVTPTHYSPHIILAISISKDMGLKIPILYNTSGYEKVEILKYLEGIVDIYLPDAKYGDKNLAKHLSDAENYPEINIKAIKEMVRQVGFMKLNKDGIIEKGVIVRHLILPNNVENSKKVLENLYKNIGKELTISLMTQYYPCFKALGDREIGRRITRDEFLEVLKYFKELGFKEDLIQYI, encoded by the coding sequence ATGAGCGCATCATATCTTTCTTTAAGTTCAAAGGAAATCAAAAAAAGGGGCTTTGAGCTTTTCACTCGGCTTTCACATTGTGATTTATGTCCAAGAGAATGCAGAGTTAATAGAATTTTAGGAAAAAGAGGATTTTGCCAAAGTGATTATAAATTAAAGATAAGCACATATTCACTCCACTTTGGAGAAGAAAGACCTATCTCAGGTTTCAGAGGTTCTGGAACTATATTTTTCACAAATTGCTCATTAAAATGCAATTTTTGTCAAAATTATTCAATTAGTCAATTGGGTGAGGGAGAGGAATATGAAATAGAAGATTTAGCAAAAATGATGTTAAATCTTCAAAATCTTGGTGCACACAATATAAATTTGGTAACACCAACTCATTACTCTCCTCACATAATTCTTGCAATTTCAATCTCAAAAGATATGGGTTTAAAAATTCCAATTTTATATAACACATCTGGTTATGAAAAAGTTGAAATTTTAAAATATTTAGAGGGTATAGTCGATATATATCTTCCTGATGCAAAATATGGAGATAAAAATTTAGCTAAACACCTTTCAGATGCTGAAAATTATCCAGAAATAAATATAAAAGCAATAAAAGAAATGGTGAGACAGGTTGGATTTATGAAATTAAATAAAGATGGAATTATTGAAAAAGGTGTTATTGTTAGACACTTAATTTTACCCAATAATGTTGAAAATTCAAAGAAAGTACTTGAAAATCTATATAAAAATATTGGCAAAGAATTAACAATCTCACTTATGACACAATATTACCCTTGTTTTAAAGCGCTTGGTGATAGAGAAATAGGAAGAAGGATTACAAGAGATGAATTTTTAGAAGTTTTAAAATATTTTAAGGAACTTGGTTTTAAAGAAGACCTAATTCAATATATTTAA
- a CDS encoding mechanosensitive ion channel family protein has translation MNFLSKYVEYILKLIVLISIFILIKIFLNIIKIKIIKFYEKVEIYKKRLTLVKLIFSVLDYFLIFLFIWYLLKIFNIDTTPLLAASGIVGIAIGFAGQTFFKDAIAGIFLILENYYSVGDLIEIDDILGRVEEIGIRKTVIRNYEGKLFYIPNGEIRKVIKYGYGDQFLWVELPLSYEINLDKAKELILKVGKKLIDENEILEEPQIMGVDKFYDSTISILVKMKIDKEKRWSAKRRFFEEIKNIFDKENIEIPYNRMVVYIKDKEK, from the coding sequence ATGAATTTTCTTTCAAAATATGTAGAATATATTCTTAAATTAATTGTTCTAATTTCAATTTTTATATTAATAAAAATTTTTTTAAATATAATCAAAATAAAAATAATTAAATTTTATGAAAAAGTAGAGATTTACAAAAAAAGGTTAACTTTAGTTAAACTTATTTTTTCTGTATTAGACTATTTTTTGATTTTTCTTTTTATATGGTATCTTCTAAAAATTTTTAATATAGATACTACACCTCTTCTTGCTGCAAGTGGTATTGTTGGAATTGCTATCGGTTTTGCAGGTCAAACTTTTTTTAAAGATGCAATTGCTGGAATTTTTCTAATTCTGGAAAATTATTATTCTGTTGGAGATCTAATTGAGATTGATGATATTTTAGGAAGAGTTGAAGAAATTGGAATTAGAAAAACAGTTATAAGAAATTATGAGGGAAAACTTTTTTATATACCTAATGGAGAGATTAGAAAAGTTATAAAATATGGTTATGGAGATCAATTTTTATGGGTTGAACTTCCTCTTTCTTATGAAATAAATTTAGATAAAGCGAAAGAGTTAATTTTAAAAGTTGGTAAAAAATTAATAGATGAAAATGAAATTCTTGAAGAACCTCAAATAATGGGAGTTGATAAATTTTATGATTCAACAATTTCAATTCTTGTTAAAATGAAAATTGATAAAGAAAAAAGGTGGAGTGCAAAGAGAAGGTTTTTTGAAGAGATTAAAAATATTTTTGATAAAGAGAATATTGAGATTCCTTATAATAGAATGGTGGTTTATATAAAAGATAAAGAAAAATAG
- a CDS encoding branched-chain amino acid ABC transporter substrate-binding protein, which yields MQKSTKFLASLLIITLFLTLISFSWGCTKKVQEKKVVKLGFIGPLTGKYSKMGIGGMNSFKLAVKQWNEKPDTKYKYEVVTFDDEGVPQKGVEVATKACSDPEIIAVAAHYNSMVAIATTDVFHKFGVVNVVWGAVLPSITYGNDYPEVCRVNGTQVEQNEANAKLVVDTLGFKKFAIIYDTTDYGRGHLQYFKEALARRGITPIAEEGIVIDQKDFTTVLTKIKALNPEVIYFGGLTPEGVNIKLQMDKLGIKAQFLGTSGIKSDDFNTALGEHAEGVICMLDGAPVDYLPGGKAFMEAYNKEGYAEPPEAYGPFAYCAANILIRAIEKVGPDRAKVIEEVNKTDYEDIIGKIHFNEYGQNDVPLATPYVSQDGKWVPWQDSEYAKGIRTLPGFAYREGKDWVNPYKKP from the coding sequence ATGCAAAAATCAACAAAATTTTTAGCATCACTTCTAATCATCACACTTTTTTTAACTTTAATTTCTTTTAGTTGGGGATGTACCAAAAAGGTACAGGAGAAAAAAGTAGTAAAATTAGGTTTTATTGGACCACTAACAGGAAAATATTCAAAAATGGGAATTGGAGGAATGAATTCATTTAAACTTGCTGTTAAACAGTGGAATGAAAAACCAGACACTAAATACAAATATGAAGTTGTAACATTTGATGATGAAGGAGTTCCTCAAAAGGGTGTTGAGGTTGCAACAAAAGCTTGCTCTGACCCAGAAATAATTGCAGTTGCAGCTCATTATAATAGTATGGTTGCAATTGCAACAACTGATGTATTCCATAAATTTGGAGTAGTAAATGTTGTTTGGGGTGCGGTATTACCATCAATTACTTATGGAAATGATTATCCTGAAGTTTGTAGAGTTAATGGAACTCAGGTTGAACAAAATGAGGCAAATGCTAAACTTGTTGTTGATACACTTGGTTTTAAGAAATTTGCAATAATTTATGATACAACTGATTATGGAAGAGGACACCTTCAATATTTTAAAGAGGCACTTGCAAGAAGAGGAATTACACCAATTGCAGAAGAAGGTATTGTTATTGACCAGAAAGATTTCACTACAGTTTTAACAAAAATTAAAGCACTTAATCCAGAAGTTATATATTTTGGTGGATTAACTCCAGAAGGTGTTAATATAAAACTTCAAATGGATAAACTTGGTATTAAGGCACAATTTTTAGGAACATCAGGAATTAAATCAGATGATTTTAATACAGCTCTTGGTGAACATGCAGAAGGAGTTATTTGTATGTTAGATGGTGCTCCAGTTGATTATCTTCCAGGTGGAAAAGCGTTCATGGAAGCATATAACAAAGAAGGTTATGCTGAACCACCAGAAGCATATGGTCCATTTGCTTATTGTGCAGCAAATATTTTAATTAGAGCAATTGAGAAGGTTGGTCCAGATAGAGCAAAAGTTATTGAAGAAGTAAATAAAACTGATTATGAAGATATTATTGGTAAAATTCACTTCAATGAATATGGACAAAACGATGTTCCACTTGCAACTCCATATGTAAGTCAAGATGGCAAATGGGTTCCTTGGCAAGATTCAGAATATGCAAAAGGAATAAGAACTCTCCCTGGTTTTGCATATAGAGAAGGAAAAGATTGGGTTAACCCTTACAAGAAGCCATAA
- a CDS encoding branched-chain amino acid ABC transporter permease yields the protein MSGFSVILQIIFNGIMLGIQYAMVAVGFTLFRGVLNVLNFSHGDVFALGAFVSLIIISMFGVMTLTGGVYIGVVVLIFLLSMVTLGIIGVILERLAVKPVSKGPVTMSLLATLGLGIAIREGIRLFYPRGGESKKFPELFHKLFENTKGAFEFSGVIFRYENILFLIIGVVVVFLLALFINKTKMGLAIRAVAQDPECALMMGVNKDFIIDITFFIGSALAALAAILYGLYYNTVVFDMGAMMGVIGLSSAVLGGLGNIYGAIIGGFIFSMTEALSAALIPRGSEFMDVIAFAVVIIFLIFRPSGILGEKVYERV from the coding sequence ATGAGCGGATTCTCTGTTATTTTACAAATAATTTTTAATGGAATAATGCTTGGAATTCAATATGCAATGGTTGCTGTTGGTTTTACTTTATTTAGAGGGGTTTTGAATGTTTTAAATTTTTCCCATGGAGATGTATTTGCACTTGGAGCATTTGTTTCACTTATTATAATTTCAATGTTTGGTGTTATGACACTTACTGGTGGAGTTTATATAGGAGTTGTTGTTCTAATATTTCTTCTTTCAATGGTTACTCTTGGAATTATTGGAGTTATTCTTGAAAGGCTTGCAGTAAAACCAGTTTCAAAAGGTCCTGTTACTATGAGTTTACTTGCAACATTAGGACTCGGAATTGCTATAAGAGAAGGTATAAGATTATTTTATCCTAGAGGTGGTGAATCAAAAAAATTTCCAGAACTTTTTCATAAACTTTTTGAAAATACGAAAGGAGCTTTTGAGTTTAGTGGTGTTATTTTTAGATATGAAAATATCTTATTTTTAATAATTGGTGTTGTAGTTGTTTTTCTTCTCGCTCTTTTTATAAATAAAACTAAAATGGGTCTTGCAATTAGAGCAGTAGCTCAAGACCCAGAGTGTGCTCTTATGATGGGAGTAAATAAAGATTTTATAATTGATATAACATTTTTTATTGGTTCTGCTCTTGCTGCTCTTGCTGCAATTCTTTATGGTCTTTATTATAACACTGTTGTTTTTGATATGGGTGCTATGATGGGTGTTATTGGCTTATCCTCTGCAGTTTTAGGAGGTTTAGGTAATATTTATGGTGCAATTATTGGTGGATTTATATTTTCTATGACTGAGGCTCTTTCTGCTGCACTTATACCAAGAGGTTCAGAGTTTATGGATGTAATTGCTTTTGCAGTTGTTATTATTTTCTTAATATTTAGACCTTCTGGAATTCTTGGCGAAAAAGTTTATGAGAGGGTATAA
- a CDS encoding branched-chain amino acid ABC transporter permease, protein MKKNGLINYLIVLFVEILVYLYFMIFLRIESIWIIIFTIILIGAILYLSKKFKKLFDLITESFKKNSNFAIFLMVILLFLFPFISKLLVPLYIYWLLIVIQTFIFAIVSLGLNFQVGSTGIMNLAASAFYGVGAYTAGYLALNYKLPAILTIPLGGIAASLFGLLLFIPIFRTRGQYFALITLAFGYMFVLSLNNLAFVGGPQGLKNIPSIKLFGYNFQKAPFGTHFYVNYYFLVVIILLITLLFFHRLYNSWIGLTLNYIRDDESAAKGCGVFTNKWRLIALLIGNFFMGIGGAIYAHMIGFISPPNFTLTLGLMLISIVLLGGSDNIIGVLVGSFILVLFPEKLRVITEYRVMLYGLLIVLVLIFRPQGLIPFKERIYDKRFVEEK, encoded by the coding sequence ATGAAAAAGAATGGATTAATTAATTATTTAATAGTTTTATTTGTTGAAATTTTAGTTTACTTATACTTTATGATTTTTTTAAGAATTGAATCAATATGGATAATTATTTTTACAATTATCTTAATCGGAGCAATTCTTTATCTTTCTAAAAAATTTAAGAAGTTATTCGATCTTATAACAGAAAGTTTTAAGAAAAATTCAAATTTTGCTATCTTTTTAATGGTTATACTTCTATTTTTATTTCCGTTTATTAGCAAATTACTCGTTCCTCTTTATATATATTGGCTTTTAATTGTTATTCAAACTTTTATTTTTGCAATTGTATCTCTTGGTTTAAATTTTCAGGTTGGTTCAACTGGAATTATGAATCTCGCTGCATCTGCGTTTTATGGAGTTGGTGCTTATACTGCAGGATACCTTGCTTTAAATTATAAACTTCCAGCAATTTTAACAATTCCTCTTGGTGGAATCGCTGCATCTCTTTTTGGTTTACTTTTATTTATTCCAATTTTTAGAACAAGGGGACAATATTTTGCATTAATTACTCTTGCTTTTGGTTATATGTTTGTTTTATCTTTAAATAACCTTGCTTTTGTAGGAGGACCACAAGGACTTAAAAATATACCTTCAATTAAACTATTTGGTTATAATTTTCAAAAGGCTCCATTTGGCACTCACTTTTATGTGAATTACTATTTTCTTGTTGTAATTATTTTACTTATAACTCTTCTATTTTTCCATAGATTATATAATTCATGGATTGGTTTAACACTAAATTACATTAGAGATGATGAATCTGCGGCAAAAGGTTGTGGCGTTTTTACTAATAAGTGGAGATTAATTGCACTTCTTATAGGAAACTTTTTTATGGGAATTGGTGGGGCGATTTATGCTCATATGATTGGTTTCATATCTCCTCCAAACTTCACATTAACTTTAGGTCTAATGTTAATTTCAATTGTTCTTCTAGGAGGAAGTGATAATATCATAGGAGTCTTGGTAGGCTCATTTATTTTAGTTCTATTTCCAGAAAAATTGAGAGTTATAACAGAATATAGAGTAATGCTTTACGGACTTCTTATTGTTCTTGTCCTTATATTTAGACCTCAAGGTCTTATTCCTTTTAAAGAAAGAATTTATGATAAAAGATTTGTAGAGGAGAAATAA
- a CDS encoding ABC transporter ATP-binding protein — MEKKVILYTENIEMRFGGLYALKNINIKIYENEILGMIGPNGSGKTTFFNVITGFYKPTGGNFYFLGERLTGKEPYEIMTKGISRTYQASRVCFDLTVLDNILIGTHFVQKSGFSSALFNRKKFYKELEDYKEKAVNLLKVFNPELVNKLYVRVGGLPFIDRRRVEICRAMISEPKLILLDEPSAGMNADETMELMDDIGKVRSKMKNVTIFIIEHDMKVISTVTERVYALNFGQVIAEGTYAEVSNNIDVKEAYFGKELDNERKFIA, encoded by the coding sequence ATGGAGAAAAAGGTAATTCTTTATACTGAAAACATTGAAATGCGATTTGGTGGACTTTATGCTTTAAAAAATATAAATATAAAAATTTATGAAAATGAAATTCTTGGAATGATTGGTCCAAATGGAAGTGGCAAAACAACTTTTTTTAATGTTATAACAGGATTTTATAAGCCAACTGGTGGAAATTTCTATTTTTTAGGTGAGAGGTTAACAGGAAAAGAGCCATATGAAATTATGACAAAAGGAATTTCAAGAACATATCAAGCAAGTAGAGTTTGCTTTGATTTAACAGTATTAGATAATATTTTAATTGGAACTCATTTTGTTCAGAAAAGTGGTTTTTCAAGCGCTCTATTTAATAGAAAAAAATTTTATAAAGAATTAGAAGATTATAAAGAAAAAGCAGTAAATCTTCTTAAAGTTTTTAACCCAGAACTTGTAAATAAACTTTATGTAAGAGTTGGAGGACTTCCATTTATTGATAGAAGAAGAGTTGAAATTTGTAGAGCAATGATTTCTGAACCAAAATTAATTCTTCTTGATGAACCATCTGCAGGAATGAATGCTGATGAAACTATGGAACTCATGGATGATATTGGAAAAGTTAGATCGAAAATGAAAAATGTTACAATTTTTATAATTGAACATGATATGAAGGTTATAAGCACTGTTACAGAAAGGGTATATGCACTAAATTTCGGGCAAGTTATTGCTGAAGGAACTTATGCTGAAGTCTCAAACAATATTGATGTAAAAGAGGCATATTTTGGTAAGGAGTTAGATAATGAGAGAAAATTTATTGCTTGA